The following proteins are encoded in a genomic region of Candidatus Paracaedibacteraceae bacterium:
- the rpsS gene encoding 30S ribosomal protein S19 yields the protein MPRSVWKGPFFDGYLLKKAEAVQNSGRKDVIKTWSRRSTILPQFVGLTFGVHNGKKFVPVYVTENMVGHKFGEFSPTRTFYGHGADKKAKRG from the coding sequence GTGCCAAGATCAGTTTGGAAGGGTCCATTTTTTGACGGTTATCTGCTTAAGAAAGCCGAAGCTGTACAAAACTCTGGACGTAAAGACGTTATTAAAACGTGGTCTCGCCGTTCAACCATTCTCCCACAATTTGTGGGACTCACCTTTGGTGTGCACAATGGTAAGAAATTTGTTCCAGTCTATGTTACTGAGAATATGGTCGGTCACAAGTTTGGTGAATTTTCACCAACTCGTACATTCTACGGCCACGGCGCAGACAAAAAGGCTAAAAGAGGTTAA
- the rplV gene encoding 50S ribosomal protein L22 translates to MQNNTAQAILRNVRVSPRKLNLVAAMIRGMKVSKALDVLAFSRKRIAIDVRKTLASAIANAETNHGMDIDTLVVSEAFVGQSIVMKRFSPRAKGRGVGIKKPFSHLTIKVTEKEV, encoded by the coding sequence ATGCAAAATAATACAGCACAAGCAATTCTGCGTAATGTTCGCGTAAGCCCTCGCAAGCTTAATTTAGTTGCAGCAATGATTCGTGGAATGAAAGTGTCAAAAGCATTAGATGTTTTGGCATTTAGCCGTAAGCGTATCGCCATTGATGTTCGTAAAACACTTGCATCTGCAATCGCTAATGCGGAAACAAATCATGGTATGGATATTGATACACTGGTTGTATCTGAGGCTTTCGTTGGCCAATCCATCGTCATGAAAAGATTTAGTCCAAGAGCAAAAGGCCGTGGTGTCGGGATCAAAAAGCCTTTTAGTCATCTTACAATTAAAGTAACTGAAAAAGAGGTATAA
- the fusA gene encoding elongation factor G, with translation MARTHPLAKYRNIGIMAHIDAGKTTTTERILYYTGKSYKIGEVHEGTAVMDWMEQEQERGITITSAATTCFWNDHRINIIDTPGHVDFTIEVERSLRVLDGAVTVFDGVAGVEPQSETVWRQADKYGVPRICFVNKLDRMGANFFRCVDMIVDRLGARPLVLYLPIGAEADFVGVVDLVNMNAIVWRDDSLGAKFDVVEIPADLKDQADEYHAKLVETAVEADDALMEKYLNGEEISVEEIKRAIRQGVLKSLFVPVLCGSAFKNKGVQPLLDAVVDYLPSPDDLVEVKGTSVDGETEMVRKIADTDPFSALAFKIMTDPFVGSLTFVRIYSGKLETGTYIYNSVKDEKERVGRMLLMHANTREDIKEAFAGDIVAVCGLKATTTGDTLCDQSKPVILERMEFPEPVIEVAVEPKTKADQEKMGLALSRLAAEDPSFRVTSDIESGQTVIKGMGELHLEIIVDRMRREFKVEANVGAPQVAYRETITRLAEVDYTHKKQSGGSGQFGRVKIVFEPLEAGSGFVFENKIVGGSVPKEYIPGVQKGLVSAMDNGVVAGFPLIDFKATLIDGAYHDVDSSALAFEIAARAAFREGIGKCAPRLLEPIMKVEVVTPEEYMGDIIGDLNSRRGQISSMDQRANARVVNAMVPLASMFGYVNTLRSMSQGRAQFTMQFDHYEQVPQHVADEIVAKAS, from the coding sequence ATGGCAAGAACCCATCCTCTAGCAAAATACCGTAACATTGGTATTATGGCTCACATTGACGCCGGTAAAACAACAACGACCGAGCGTATCCTATATTACACAGGTAAATCCTATAAAATTGGTGAAGTTCATGAAGGTACAGCCGTCATGGACTGGATGGAGCAGGAACAAGAGCGTGGTATTACAATTACCTCTGCTGCGACGACCTGCTTTTGGAACGATCACCGCATTAATATTATCGACACCCCTGGCCACGTTGACTTTACCATCGAAGTTGAACGCTCTTTGCGCGTTCTTGACGGTGCTGTAACTGTTTTTGACGGTGTTGCTGGTGTTGAACCGCAGTCTGAAACCGTCTGGCGTCAAGCCGACAAGTACGGTGTTCCACGTATTTGCTTTGTTAACAAGCTAGACCGCATGGGTGCAAATTTCTTCCGTTGCGTTGACATGATTGTTGACCGCTTGGGTGCGCGCCCATTGGTTTTGTATTTACCCATCGGTGCCGAAGCTGATTTCGTTGGTGTTGTTGATCTTGTCAACATGAATGCAATCGTCTGGCGTGATGACTCTTTGGGAGCAAAGTTCGATGTTGTTGAGATCCCTGCAGATCTTAAGGATCAAGCAGACGAATATCATGCAAAACTCGTAGAAACAGCAGTTGAAGCTGATGACGCTTTGATGGAAAAGTACCTAAATGGTGAAGAGATTTCTGTCGAAGAAATTAAGCGTGCCATTCGTCAGGGTGTTTTGAAGAGCTTGTTTGTTCCAGTTCTATGCGGAAGTGCTTTTAAGAACAAGGGTGTTCAACCGTTGTTGGATGCGGTTGTTGATTATCTTCCGTCTCCTGATGACTTGGTTGAAGTTAAAGGAACGTCCGTTGATGGTGAAACCGAAATGGTTCGCAAGATCGCAGATACAGATCCATTTTCAGCATTAGCATTCAAGATTATGACAGACCCGTTCGTTGGTTCTTTGACCTTCGTTCGTATCTACTCTGGTAAACTTGAAACGGGTACTTACATCTATAACTCCGTTAAGGATGAAAAGGAACGCGTTGGTCGTATGCTTTTGATGCACGCAAATACTCGTGAAGATATTAAAGAAGCTTTTGCTGGTGATATCGTTGCTGTTTGTGGTCTTAAAGCGACAACAACAGGTGATACCCTTTGCGATCAATCCAAGCCAGTTATTTTGGAACGTATGGAATTTCCAGAACCCGTTATCGAAGTTGCTGTTGAGCCAAAAACAAAGGCTGACCAAGAAAAAATGGGGCTTGCTTTGTCTCGTTTGGCTGCAGAAGATCCATCGTTCCGCGTAACATCTGACATCGAAAGTGGTCAGACAGTTATTAAGGGAATGGGTGAACTTCACTTGGAAATCATCGTTGACCGTATGCGTCGTGAATTTAAAGTGGAAGCTAACGTTGGCGCGCCTCAAGTTGCCTACCGTGAAACGATTACTCGTTTGGCTGAAGTTGACTATACCCATAAAAAGCAATCTGGTGGTTCTGGTCAGTTTGGTCGCGTTAAGATCGTTTTTGAACCACTAGAAGCTGGTAGCGGTTTCGTGTTTGAAAATAAGATCGTTGGTGGATCTGTTCCTAAAGAATACATCCCAGGCGTTCAAAAAGGTCTTGTTTCCGCTATGGATAACGGTGTCGTCGCTGGATTCCCATTGATTGACTTCAAGGCAACATTGATTGATGGTGCTTATCACGATGTTGACTCTAGCGCTCTTGCCTTCGAAATCGCTGCCCGTGCAGCATTCCGTGAAGGTATTGGTAAATGTGCCCCACGTCTTCTTGAGCCGATTATGAAGGTTGAAGTCGTAACCCCAGAAGAATATATGGGTGACATTATTGGTGACTTGAACAGCCGCCGTGGTCAAATTTCTAGCATGGATCAACGAGCAAATGCTCGTGTTGTTAATGCGATGGTGCCATTGGCAAGCATGTTCGGTTATGTTAATACGTTGCGCTCTATGAGCCAAGGACGTGCCCAGTTCACAATGCAATTTGATCATTATGAACAGGTTCCTCAACACGTAGCAGATGAAATTGTTGCAAAAGCTAGTTAA
- the rpsJ gene encoding 30S ribosomal protein S10 yields MEGQSIRIRLKAYDHRLLDMSVKEIVGTAKRTGAKVRGPIPLPTQIERFTVNRSPHIDKKSREQFEIRTHKRLIDIVDWLPQTVDALMKLDLAAGVDVEIKL; encoded by the coding sequence ATGGAAGGCCAGAGCATAAGAATTCGTCTAAAAGCCTATGATCATAGACTGTTAGACATGTCAGTTAAGGAAATTGTTGGTACAGCAAAACGTACAGGCGCGAAAGTGCGCGGTCCGATTCCGTTGCCAACACAAATCGAACGTTTTACTGTAAACCGTTCCCCACATATTGACAAAAAATCTCGTGAGCAATTTGAAATCAGGACACACAAGCGTCTGATTGATATTGTTGACTGGTTGCCACAGACAGTTGATGCTTTGATGAAGCTAGACTTGGCTGCTGGTGTTGATGTTGAAATTAAACTCTAA
- the rplD gene encoding 50S ribosomal protein L4, translated as MKIDVVNIEAKKAGNIELNPEIFGLQPRVDILSRVIEWQLSKRRSGNHKTKEVGDVKGSTKKIYRQKGTGNARHGSKRQVQFRGGCVAFGPVVRSHAYSLPKKVRKLGLKIALSAKAQAGELLVVDTFKVESGKTKDLLKVISTLNTPSALLIDSIPNSENPVVRAAANLEKFDVLPHNGANVYDIMRKEKLIVTKEAVKALEERLK; from the coding sequence ATGAAAATTGATGTCGTAAATATTGAGGCTAAAAAAGCCGGAAATATTGAGCTGAATCCAGAAATTTTTGGATTGCAGCCACGTGTTGATATTCTCTCCCGTGTTATCGAATGGCAGCTTTCTAAGCGTCGCTCTGGTAACCATAAGACTAAAGAAGTCGGGGATGTCAAGGGATCAACCAAAAAGATTTATCGTCAAAAGGGGACTGGTAATGCCCGTCACGGAAGTAAACGCCAAGTTCAATTCCGGGGTGGTTGCGTTGCATTCGGTCCTGTTGTTCGCTCGCATGCTTACTCACTGCCAAAGAAGGTCCGTAAATTGGGTCTGAAAATTGCTTTGAGTGCAAAAGCTCAAGCTGGTGAACTGCTTGTTGTCGATACTTTTAAAGTTGAATCAGGTAAAACAAAAGATTTACTTAAGGTTATTTCAACATTGAATACGCCAAGTGCGCTTTTGATTGATTCAATTCCGAATTCCGAAAATCCAGTTGTTCGTGCAGCAGCAAACTTAGAAAAGTTTGATGTTTTGCCTCACAACGGTGCAAACGTATATGATATTATGCGTAAGGAAAAGCTGATTGTTACTAAAGAAGCTGTAAAAGCTCTTGAAGAGAGGCTTAAATGA
- the tuf gene encoding elongation factor Tu, with protein sequence MTKAKFERNKPHCNIGTIGHVDHGKTSLTAAITKVLAETGGATFTAYDQIDKAPEERARGITISTAHVEYETTNRHYAHVDCPGHADYVKNMITGAAQMDGAILVVSSADGPMPQTREHILLARQVGVPALVVFMNKVDMVDDAELLDLVELEVRELLSSYDFPGDDIPVVRGSALCALEDKQPEIGRDAILKLMAEVDRYIPQPERPKDRPFLMPIEDVFSISGRGTVVTGRVERGVVKVGEEIEIVGLKDTVKTTCTGVEMFRKLLDQGEAGDNVGVLLRGTKREDVERGQVLAAPGTITPHTNFEAEAYILTKEEGGRHTPFFTNYRPQFYFRTTDVTGTVQLPAGVEMVMPGDNIRMDVELIAPIAMDEGLRFAIREGGRTVGAGVVSKIVK encoded by the coding sequence ATGACTAAAGCAAAGTTCGAAAGAAATAAGCCGCACTGCAATATCGGAACCATTGGTCACGTTGACCATGGTAAAACCTCATTGACAGCGGCAATCACAAAAGTTCTCGCAGAAACAGGCGGAGCAACATTCACAGCGTACGATCAAATCGACAAGGCTCCTGAAGAGCGCGCTCGCGGTATTACAATTTCTACCGCGCACGTTGAATACGAAACAACAAACCGCCACTATGCCCACGTTGACTGCCCAGGACACGCTGACTATGTTAAGAACATGATCACCGGTGCGGCACAGATGGACGGAGCAATCTTGGTTGTTTCTTCTGCTGATGGCCCGATGCCACAAACACGTGAACACATCCTTTTGGCACGTCAGGTTGGTGTTCCTGCTCTTGTTGTCTTTATGAACAAAGTTGACATGGTTGATGATGCTGAGCTTCTTGATCTTGTTGAGCTTGAAGTTCGTGAATTGCTCTCTTCTTATGATTTTCCGGGTGATGACATTCCTGTTGTTCGTGGTTCAGCTCTATGCGCCTTGGAAGACAAGCAACCAGAAATCGGTCGCGATGCGATTCTTAAATTGATGGCAGAAGTCGATCGTTACATTCCGCAACCTGAACGTCCAAAAGATCGTCCGTTCTTGATGCCAATCGAAGACGTATTCTCAATTTCCGGTCGTGGTACCGTTGTGACAGGTCGTGTAGAACGCGGTGTTGTTAAGGTTGGTGAGGAAATCGAAATCGTTGGTCTGAAGGACACAGTTAAGACAACCTGTACAGGTGTTGAAATGTTCCGTAAGCTATTGGATCAAGGTGAAGCTGGTGATAACGTTGGTGTTCTATTGCGTGGTACAAAGCGTGAAGATGTTGAACGCGGTCAAGTTTTGGCAGCGCCTGGTACAATTACACCACACACAAACTTCGAAGCCGAAGCATACATCTTGACAAAAGAAGAAGGTGGTCGCCATACTCCGTTCTTTACGAACTATCGCCCACAATTCTATTTCCGTACAACCGACGTAACTGGAACAGTTCAATTGCCAGCAGGCGTTGAAATGGTTATGCCTGGTGACAACATTCGCATGGACGTTGAGCTCATTGCCCCGATCGCGATGGACGAAGGTCTACGTTTCGCGATTCGTGAAGGTGGCCGCACAGTTGGTGCCGGTGTTGTTTCTAAGATCGTAAAATAA
- the rpsC gene encoding 30S ribosomal protein S3, which yields MGQKVNPVGLRLGINKLWDSRWFAKKEYATNLHQDLEIRRFVQKNLGQAGISKVVIERLAKKARLTIHTARPGVLIGKKGADIDKLRKKLSDIANTDVTVNLVEVRKPEIDAKLIAENIAQQIERRVSFRRAMKRAMQSALRLGAQGIRVNCSGRLGGAEIARMEWYREGRVPLHTLRSDVDYSLGEAKTTYGIIGIKVWVYKGEILEKNPYLLEAKAADAPAGR from the coding sequence ATGGGACAAAAAGTTAATCCGGTCGGTCTTCGCCTCGGAATCAACAAACTGTGGGATTCCCGCTGGTTTGCAAAAAAAGAATATGCAACAAACTTGCACCAAGATTTAGAAATCCGCCGCTTTGTTCAGAAGAACTTGGGCCAAGCTGGTATTTCTAAAGTTGTGATTGAACGTTTGGCTAAAAAAGCTCGTTTGACAATTCACACAGCGCGTCCTGGTGTGTTGATTGGTAAAAAAGGTGCCGACATCGATAAGCTACGTAAAAAGCTTAGCGATATTGCGAATACTGACGTAACCGTTAATTTGGTTGAAGTTCGTAAGCCTGAAATCGACGCTAAGCTTATTGCTGAAAATATTGCGCAACAAATTGAACGACGCGTCTCTTTCCGTCGTGCTATGAAACGTGCAATGCAATCTGCTCTGCGTTTGGGCGCACAAGGTATTCGTGTTAATTGTTCTGGTCGTTTGGGCGGAGCAGAAATTGCGCGTATGGAATGGTATCGTGAAGGTCGTGTGCCGTTGCACACATTGCGCTCTGATGTTGATTATTCATTGGGTGAAGCAAAGACAACCTATGGAATCATCGGTATTAAGGTTTGGGTCTACAAAGGTGAGATTCTAGAAAAGAATCCATATTTGCTAGAAGCTAAAGCTGCTGATGCGCCTGCTGGTCGATAA
- the rplC gene encoding 50S ribosomal protein L3 — protein sequence MRTGLIAEKVGMTQFFAADGTLVPVTVLQVSDNVVVGKKTADSKDGYDAIQVGAKKAKINNVTKPMREFFSKKEIEPRVHLKEFRVSAENLLDQGFEIKADHFREGQFVDVTGTSVGKGFAGAMKRHNFGGLRASHGVSVSHRSHGSTGNRQDPGKVFKNKKMAGHMGARRVTKMNLSVYGVDAEKNLIFIRGSVPGSQGGVVYVRDAIKKPA from the coding sequence ATGAGAACTGGACTTATCGCTGAAAAAGTGGGTATGACGCAGTTTTTTGCCGCTGACGGTACTTTAGTTCCAGTCACGGTTCTCCAGGTCAGCGACAATGTTGTCGTTGGCAAAAAAACAGCAGATTCCAAGGATGGTTATGATGCCATCCAAGTTGGCGCTAAAAAAGCCAAAATTAACAATGTAACAAAACCAATGCGTGAATTCTTTTCTAAGAAAGAAATTGAACCGCGCGTTCACCTAAAAGAATTCCGCGTCTCTGCAGAAAATCTTTTGGATCAAGGTTTTGAAATAAAAGCAGATCACTTCAGAGAAGGTCAATTCGTTGACGTTACCGGTACTTCTGTCGGTAAAGGATTTGCTGGTGCAATGAAGCGCCATAACTTCGGTGGTTTGCGCGCCTCTCATGGTGTGTCAGTTTCTCACCGTAGCCATGGTTCTACAGGTAACCGTCAAGACCCAGGGAAAGTCTTTAAAAATAAAAAGATGGCTGGACACATGGGTGCACGTCGCGTGACAAAGATGAATTTGTCCGTTTATGGTGTTGATGCTGAAAAGAACCTGATCTTTATCCGTGGTAGCGTACCCGGTTCCCAAGGTGGAGTCGTCTACGTCCGTGACGCAATTAAAAAGCCTGCTTAA
- the rplB gene encoding 50S ribosomal protein L2, with translation MALKTYKPTTPSQRQLVNVDRSELWAGKPYKALTEGQHRTGGRNNHGRITSWNRGGGHKQRYRIIDFKRRKLDVEGEILRLEYDPNRTAFIALVKYTDGEHAYILAPQRLKAGDKVIASQSADVKPGNAMPVKNIPVGTIIHNLELKIGKGGQIARSAGSYVQIAGRDGSNTIVKLSSGELRLVNGNCYATIGAVSNADHQNRNYGKAGRSRWMGWRPCVRGIAMNPVDHPHGGRTNGGRHPVTPWGVPTKGKKTRTNKRTTKSIIRKRSK, from the coding sequence ATGGCTTTAAAGACATATAAACCAACGACTCCCTCTCAACGCCAATTGGTTAACGTTGACCGCTCAGAACTCTGGGCAGGTAAGCCATACAAGGCTTTGACTGAAGGTCAACACCGCACAGGTGGTCGTAACAATCATGGTCGTATCACATCATGGAATCGTGGTGGCGGACACAAACAACGTTATCGTATCATTGACTTTAAGCGTCGCAAGTTGGATGTCGAAGGTGAAATTCTTCGCCTAGAATACGATCCAAATCGCACTGCTTTTATCGCTTTGGTTAAATATACAGATGGTGAACACGCATACATTTTGGCACCACAACGCTTAAAAGCTGGCGATAAAGTTATCGCAAGCCAATCAGCTGACGTTAAGCCAGGTAATGCAATGCCTGTTAAGAATATTCCAGTTGGAACAATTATTCACAATCTTGAACTTAAGATTGGTAAGGGTGGCCAGATCGCTCGTTCTGCTGGATCCTATGTGCAAATTGCTGGTCGTGACGGATCCAATACAATCGTTAAGTTGTCCTCTGGGGAACTAAGACTTGTAAATGGTAACTGTTATGCTACAATAGGCGCAGTATCTAATGCTGACCATCAAAACCGTAACTACGGTAAAGCTGGACGCAGTCGTTGGATGGGATGGAGACCTTGTGTTCGTGGTATTGCTATGAACCCAGTAGATCACCCTCATGGTGGTCGTACAAATGGTGGTCGTCACCCAGTTACACCTTGGGGTGTACCGACAAAAGGTAAGAAGACTCGTACAAATAAACGTACGACGAAAAGTATTATTAGAAAAAGAAGTAAATAA
- a CDS encoding 50S ribosomal protein L23, producing MTKNTKVNFNLYDVIRYPLVTEKTTRLSEHNQVAFVVSRDASKPEIKQAIELAYDVKVEAVNTVVQKGKTKRFRGREGQRSDVKKAFVRLAKGQTIEVAAGA from the coding sequence ATGACAAAAAATACTAAGGTTAATTTCAACCTGTATGATGTTATTCGTTACCCATTGGTAACCGAAAAAACAACACGTTTGTCTGAACACAACCAAGTTGCTTTTGTTGTATCTCGCGATGCATCAAAGCCTGAAATTAAACAAGCAATTGAACTTGCTTATGATGTTAAGGTTGAAGCTGTGAATACGGTTGTTCAGAAGGGTAAAACAAAGCGTTTTCGTGGTCGTGAAGGTCAACGCTCAGATGTTAAAAAAGCATTTGTTCGCTTGGCAAAAGGTCAGACCATTGAAGTTGCAGCAGGAGCATAA